One Cellulomonas taurus genomic region harbors:
- a CDS encoding carboxylate-amine ligase — MGVEEEFLIVGPDGAPRAVAAAVLQHASAEHGDQGATPGGALEKEFAQEQVETSTHPCTDLDDLLAEVRAGRARADASAQHTGNHIVALATSPHAVDPTVVADARARRIMDLFARTAQDQLTSGCHVHVSVADDEEGVRIVDHLRRWNPVLLAMSANSPFWHGNDSGYESFRSQIWGRWPTAGPTAPFGDADTYRRTVAGLVESGTILDDGMIYFDARLSAHYPTVEVRVADVCLDPEDAVLIGALVRGLADTAIDGDHEPDTTRAELIRVAGWRAARTGLREDLLSPVTGTPAPAAEVVDQLVSHITPALRKNGDLDHVEAGVQRLFERGNGAHQQRQWRSAGADDREVVRRAVNATLSLG; from the coding sequence ATGGGTGTGGAAGAAGAGTTCCTGATCGTCGGCCCGGACGGTGCTCCGCGTGCGGTGGCCGCAGCGGTGCTGCAGCACGCCTCGGCCGAGCACGGGGACCAGGGTGCGACACCGGGCGGTGCGCTGGAGAAGGAGTTCGCCCAGGAACAGGTGGAGACCTCCACCCATCCGTGCACCGACCTGGACGACCTGCTGGCCGAGGTGCGCGCCGGACGGGCACGGGCGGACGCCTCGGCGCAGCACACCGGCAACCACATCGTGGCCCTGGCGACCTCACCGCACGCGGTGGATCCGACGGTCGTGGCCGACGCCCGGGCGCGACGGATCATGGACCTGTTCGCCCGGACGGCGCAGGACCAGCTGACCTCCGGCTGCCACGTGCACGTCTCCGTGGCCGACGACGAGGAGGGCGTGCGGATCGTCGACCACCTGCGGCGGTGGAATCCGGTGCTGCTCGCGATGTCCGCGAACAGCCCGTTCTGGCACGGCAACGACTCCGGCTACGAGTCGTTCCGCTCGCAGATCTGGGGCCGGTGGCCCACGGCCGGGCCGACGGCGCCGTTCGGGGACGCCGACACCTACCGCCGCACGGTCGCGGGGCTGGTCGAGTCCGGCACCATCCTGGACGACGGGATGATCTACTTCGACGCCCGGCTGTCGGCGCACTACCCCACCGTCGAGGTGCGGGTCGCGGACGTGTGCCTGGACCCGGAGGACGCCGTGCTGATCGGTGCCCTGGTCCGGGGGCTGGCCGACACCGCGATCGACGGCGACCACGAGCCGGACACCACCCGCGCGGAGCTGATCCGGGTCGCCGGCTGGCGGGCGGCCCGCACCGGACTGCGGGAGGACCTGCTGTCACCGGTCACCGGCACCCCGGCACCGGCCGCCGAGGTGGTCGACCAGTTGGTGTCGCACATCACGCCGGCGCTGCGGAAGAACGGTGACCTCGACCACGTTGAGGCCGGTGTCCAGCGTCTGTTCGAGCGTGGAAACGGCGCTCACCAGCAACGACAGTGGCGTTCGGCCGGTGCCGACGACCGCGAGGTGGTCCGCCGTGCGGTGAACGCCACGCTCTCGCTCGGCTGA
- a CDS encoding DEAD/DEAH box helicase: MHAESDLSPAERYAAARRRAAAERSELATFRTLLDFPLDDFQERACEAVERGSGVLVAAPTGAGKTVVGEFAVHLALSQGRKAFYTTPIKALSNQKFHDLVRRHGADQVGLLTGDTTVNGEAPVVVMTTEVLRNMLYADSRTLDGLGYVVMDEVHYLADRFRGPVWEEVIIHLSPDVQVVSLSATVSNAEEFGDWLTTVRGDTEVVVSEHRPVPLGQQVLVRDRLLDLYAGHVDPTAPGKNPPINPELGHELRRTSRADGPPPHKRRGPGDRGFRGPGGGRRGGEAMGPRPVPRPVMIDVLDEAGFLPVIDFIFSRAGCDAAVTQCVAGGVRLTSPAEAQEIRLIAEERCAAIASEDLDVVGYWGFVDALTRGVAAHHAGMLPAFKETVEEAFVRGLVKVVFATETLALGINMPARSVVLEKLVKWDGSGHVDLTPGEYTQLTGRAGRRGIDTEGHAVVIGRGGLDPMALAGLASKRLYPLKSAFKPTYNMAVNLIAQVGRTRAREVLETSFAQFQADRGVVGLARQAQQHAEALSGYAEAMSCHLGDFAEYAALRRELSDLERGVHRAAVADRRRSASESLAELRVGDVVAVPTGRRPLHAVVVEAGGQGGFEGARPLIVTTERELIRLSAQDLHGELRSVGHLRVPKGFAPRAASHRRDLASQLRAEIAAGRVQAPPPGKRGRRGPQVVDEDQRIAALRRELRAHPCHGCPEREQHARWAERWFRADSEHRALVKRIEGRTGSIAVVFDRICDVLVRLGYLERAEDLDITDDGQWLRRIYAENDLLLAECLRRGAWADLDVPGLAAVVSAVVYSARRDDRDRDPAVPGGPQGKLGTALDATIRIWSELDDLEQGHRLSSTQPLDLGIVTAVHRWAAGRGLDAVLRGSDLAAGDFVRWCKQVVDVLDQVAKAAPDERLRQVARKAIPAVRRGVIADAGT; the protein is encoded by the coding sequence GTGCACGCCGAATCCGATCTCTCCCCGGCCGAGCGGTACGCCGCTGCCCGTCGTCGCGCGGCGGCCGAGCGCAGCGAACTCGCCACCTTCCGGACCCTGCTGGACTTCCCGCTCGACGACTTCCAGGAGCGGGCCTGCGAGGCGGTCGAACGCGGCTCCGGGGTGCTGGTCGCCGCGCCGACCGGAGCCGGGAAGACCGTGGTCGGCGAGTTCGCGGTGCACCTGGCGCTCAGTCAGGGCCGCAAGGCTTTCTACACCACCCCGATCAAGGCGCTGTCGAACCAGAAGTTCCACGACCTGGTGCGCCGCCACGGCGCGGACCAGGTGGGACTGCTGACCGGTGACACCACGGTGAACGGCGAGGCGCCGGTGGTGGTGATGACCACCGAGGTGCTGCGCAACATGCTCTACGCCGACTCGCGCACGCTGGACGGCCTCGGCTATGTGGTGATGGACGAGGTCCACTACCTGGCCGATCGCTTCCGCGGCCCGGTGTGGGAGGAGGTGATCATCCACCTGTCGCCGGACGTGCAGGTGGTGTCCCTGTCGGCGACCGTGTCCAACGCGGAGGAGTTCGGCGACTGGCTGACCACCGTGCGCGGCGACACCGAGGTGGTGGTCTCCGAGCACCGGCCGGTGCCGCTCGGTCAGCAGGTGCTGGTCCGCGATCGGCTGCTCGACCTCTACGCCGGGCACGTCGACCCGACCGCACCGGGCAAGAACCCGCCGATCAACCCCGAGCTCGGCCACGAGCTGCGCCGCACCTCCCGTGCCGACGGGCCGCCGCCGCACAAGCGTCGTGGACCCGGCGACCGGGGCTTCCGTGGTCCGGGCGGTGGTCGTCGCGGTGGCGAGGCGATGGGTCCGCGCCCGGTGCCCCGTCCGGTGATGATCGACGTGCTGGACGAGGCCGGGTTCCTGCCGGTGATCGACTTCATCTTCAGCCGGGCCGGGTGCGACGCCGCGGTGACCCAGTGCGTCGCCGGGGGTGTACGCCTGACCTCCCCCGCCGAGGCGCAGGAGATCCGGCTGATCGCGGAGGAGCGCTGCGCGGCGATCGCGTCCGAGGACCTGGACGTGGTCGGCTACTGGGGCTTCGTGGACGCGCTGACCCGTGGCGTGGCGGCACACCACGCCGGGATGCTGCCGGCGTTCAAGGAGACCGTCGAGGAGGCGTTTGTCCGGGGCCTGGTGAAGGTCGTCTTCGCCACCGAGACGCTCGCGCTCGGGATCAACATGCCCGCCCGGTCGGTGGTCCTGGAGAAGCTGGTCAAGTGGGACGGCTCCGGGCACGTGGACCTGACGCCGGGCGAGTACACCCAGCTCACCGGGCGCGCCGGCCGCCGGGGGATCGACACCGAGGGGCACGCGGTGGTGATCGGCCGGGGCGGCCTGGACCCGATGGCACTGGCCGGGCTGGCGTCCAAGCGGCTGTACCCGCTGAAGTCCGCCTTCAAGCCGACCTACAACATGGCGGTGAACCTGATCGCGCAGGTCGGTCGGACGCGGGCGCGCGAGGTGCTGGAGACCTCGTTCGCCCAGTTCCAGGCCGACCGGGGCGTGGTCGGGCTGGCCCGGCAGGCCCAGCAGCACGCCGAGGCGCTGAGCGGTTACGCCGAGGCGATGAGCTGCCACCTGGGCGACTTCGCCGAGTACGCCGCGCTGCGGCGCGAGCTGTCCGACCTCGAACGCGGCGTGCACCGGGCGGCGGTGGCGGATCGTCGACGCAGCGCCTCCGAGAGCCTGGCGGAGCTGCGGGTCGGCGACGTGGTCGCGGTGCCGACCGGGCGACGGCCGCTGCACGCGGTGGTGGTCGAGGCCGGCGGGCAGGGCGGCTTCGAGGGGGCCCGGCCGCTGATCGTCACCACCGAGCGGGAGCTGATCCGGCTCAGCGCGCAGGATCTGCACGGCGAACTGCGCTCGGTGGGCCACCTGCGGGTGCCGAAGGGCTTCGCGCCCAGGGCGGCGTCGCACCGGCGCGACCTGGCGTCCCAGCTGCGGGCCGAGATCGCCGCCGGGCGGGTGCAGGCGCCGCCGCCGGGCAAGCGCGGTCGCCGGGGACCCCAGGTGGTGGACGAGGACCAGCGGATCGCGGCCCTGCGACGCGAACTGCGGGCGCATCCATGCCACGGCTGCCCCGAGCGCGAGCAGCACGCCCGCTGGGCCGAGCGCTGGTTCCGCGCCGACTCCGAGCACCGGGCGCTGGTGAAGCGGATCGAGGGCCGCACCGGGTCGATCGCGGTGGTCTTCGACCGGATCTGCGACGTGCTGGTCCGCCTCGGCTACCTGGAGCGCGCCGAGGACCTCGACATCACCGACGACGGGCAGTGGCTGCGCCGGATCTACGCCGAGAACGACCTGCTGCTGGCGGAGTGCCTGCGGCGTGGCGCCTGGGCCGACCTGGACGTCCCGGGGTTGGCGGCGGTGGTCTCGGCGGTGGTCTACTCCGCACGGCGGGACGACCGGGACCGCGACCCCGCCGTGCCGGGCGGGCCGCAGGGCAAGCTCGGCACGGCCCTGGACGCCACGATCAGGATCTGGTCCGAGTTGGACGACCTGGAACAGGGCCACCGACTGTCCTCGACCCAGCCCCTCGACCTCGGCATCGTGACCGCCGTGCACCGCTGGGCGGCCGGGCGCGGGCTGGACGCGGTGCTGCGCGGATCGGACCTGGCGGCCGGCGACTTCGTCCGGTGGTGCAAGCAGGTCGTCGACGTCCTGGACCAGGTCGCCAAGGCGGCCCCGGATGAGCGGCTCCGGCAGGTGGCGCGCAAGGCGATCCCGGCGGTGCGGCGGGGCGTGATCGCGGACGCGGGGACGTAG
- a CDS encoding RNA polymerase-binding protein RbpA, translated as MSNRSLRGMRIGSHSMESDEGVDFAPRLQAYYDCPNGHTIILPFSVEADVPVVWECRCGAEALLRDASKPEPKATKPPRTHWDMLLERRTIKELEDLLDERLDLLRAGKLRRSA; from the coding sequence ATGTCGAACCGGTCCCTGCGCGGTATGCGCATCGGTTCCCACAGCATGGAGTCGGATGAGGGCGTCGACTTCGCCCCGCGGCTCCAGGCGTACTACGACTGCCCGAACGGGCACACGATCATCCTGCCGTTCTCGGTCGAGGCCGATGTCCCGGTGGTCTGGGAGTGCCGGTGCGGTGCCGAGGCACTGCTGCGCGACGCGTCCAAGCCCGAGCCGAAGGCGACCAAGCCGCCGCGCACGCACTGGGACATGCTCCTGGAGCGTCGCACCATCAAGGAGCTCGAGGACCTGCTGGACGAGCGGCTCGACCTGCTCCGCGCCGGCAAGCTGCGTCGGAGCGCCTGA
- the lnt gene encoding apolipoprotein N-acyltransferase codes for MQPRDPSRWWSAILALLGGVLTWTAFPDLGWWFAAAPGVGLLFWAMRRDSARWNALLGLIWGIAFFLPLITWADDAVGPVPWVALSVAEAGFVALFGAAWSWARRGEAVWRNAWLQVIVFAVLWVGIEELRSAVPFGGFPWGRLAFSQSDAPLIALARIGGAPLVSLLVAGAGALLALTWSAAKRFSLVGVLTRVGAAVAVVLVGLLVPMPTQAEDSTLRVAAIQGNVSKPGLDAFDNRREVLDNHLNGTTAVADQVGAGGVDLVLWPENGTDIDPQADPQVWADIDAAAQAVGAPILVGTVEYPADSDGRYNTALLWQPGVGPVARYSKQHPAPFAEYIPIRELVRPFSSAVDLVTRDMIPGTEPGVLPMESTRLGRTVTIGDVICFEVAYDALVRESVTEGAEFLVVQTNNASFGWSAESTQQLAMSRFRAVEHGRATVQVSTVGVSAVIAPNGAVSRSSDLFTADQLIASLPLRQSLTPATRMGQWPAWILGGLGVVMVGAGMAGARRVRRGDRAEGAL; via the coding sequence GTGCAGCCACGTGATCCCTCCCGCTGGTGGAGCGCGATCCTGGCACTGCTGGGCGGCGTCCTGACCTGGACCGCCTTCCCGGATCTGGGCTGGTGGTTCGCCGCCGCCCCGGGCGTCGGCCTGCTGTTCTGGGCGATGCGCCGCGACAGTGCCCGGTGGAACGCCCTGCTCGGGCTGATCTGGGGCATCGCGTTCTTCCTGCCGCTGATCACCTGGGCCGACGACGCCGTCGGTCCGGTGCCCTGGGTGGCGCTGTCCGTCGCCGAGGCCGGGTTCGTCGCGCTGTTCGGCGCCGCGTGGTCCTGGGCGCGGCGCGGCGAGGCGGTGTGGCGCAATGCCTGGTTGCAGGTGATCGTCTTCGCGGTGCTCTGGGTCGGGATCGAGGAACTGCGCTCGGCGGTGCCGTTCGGCGGATTCCCCTGGGGGCGGCTCGCGTTCTCCCAGAGTGACGCGCCGCTGATCGCGCTGGCCCGGATCGGCGGTGCGCCGTTGGTCTCGTTGCTGGTCGCCGGGGCGGGTGCGCTGCTCGCGCTGACCTGGTCCGCCGCCAAGCGGTTCTCGCTGGTCGGCGTGCTGACCCGGGTCGGTGCCGCGGTGGCGGTCGTGCTGGTCGGCCTGCTGGTCCCGATGCCGACCCAGGCCGAGGACAGCACGCTGCGGGTGGCCGCGATCCAGGGCAATGTGTCGAAGCCCGGCCTGGACGCCTTCGACAACCGGCGCGAGGTGCTGGACAACCATCTGAACGGCACCACCGCCGTCGCCGACCAGGTGGGCGCCGGGGGAGTGGACCTGGTGCTGTGGCCGGAGAACGGCACCGACATCGACCCGCAGGCCGATCCCCAGGTGTGGGCGGACATCGACGCGGCGGCGCAGGCGGTGGGTGCACCCATCCTGGTCGGCACCGTGGAGTACCCGGCCGACAGTGACGGCCGGTACAACACCGCGCTGCTCTGGCAGCCGGGGGTCGGACCGGTGGCCCGCTACTCCAAGCAGCACCCGGCACCCTTCGCCGAGTACATCCCGATCCGTGAGCTGGTCCGGCCGTTCTCCTCCGCCGTCGACCTGGTGACCCGGGACATGATCCCCGGCACCGAGCCCGGCGTGCTGCCGATGGAGTCGACCCGGTTGGGCCGGACGGTGACCATCGGCGACGTGATCTGCTTCGAGGTGGCCTACGACGCGCTGGTGCGGGAGTCGGTGACCGAGGGGGCCGAGTTCCTGGTGGTGCAGACCAACAACGCCTCCTTCGGCTGGTCCGCCGAGTCCACGCAGCAACTGGCGATGTCCCGGTTCCGCGCGGTGGAGCACGGTCGGGCCACCGTCCAGGTGTCGACCGTCGGAGTGAGTGCGGTGATCGCACCGAACGGCGCGGTCTCCCGCTCCTCGGACCTGTTCACCGCCGACCAGCTGATCGCCAGTCTCCCGCTGCGCCAGTCCCTCACCCCGGCCACCCGGATGGGTCAGTGGCCGGCCTGGATCCTGGGCGGCCTGGGGGTGGTCATGGTCGGTGCGGGGATGGCCGGTGCCCGTCGGGTGCGTCGCGGCGATCGAGCGGAGGGAGCACTGTGA
- a CDS encoding amidohydrolase: MSSTLYRHGVVDSPTTPGATALLVDGDRIVWVGDDDHADGLTADTVVELDGALVTAGFVDAHAHVLATALAADGLDLTPASSLGELLDTVRVAATGEHGRRLAAEGAPLSGTGWDEQRWPERRPPTRAELDAAAHGAPVYLGRVDLHSAVVSTSFAQVLGLESLPGWGADGLITGVAFTVAQDALADIAPGRRERLIRSALTSAAARGVVAVHEHSAPFTDTRAGLRALLALGAEPGVPLVLGYRGERCETADDARELLADIPGLTGIGGDLCVDGSVGSWTAAVHRPYLDAPAGWPFPTGELELTAEQLSNHIAAVTRAGAQAAVHAIGDRAVAEVLLGVRAATDVEGLDAVRAAGHRIEHAELLDAPALAATVLFGLIASVQPAFDAAWGGPDGMYATRLGAGRAAAMIPLADLRDSGVPLAFGSDSPVTAIDPWAGVRAAVGHHTAEQRLSTRAAVDAHTRGGWAAGRGGARRPHGPQVPAESVDPLAGQLRVGAPAHLAIWSVDPSAWAHRDVERSSWRRPGRPAPDPALPELIGDVPDPECLRTVRSGVVLHDRMD, from the coding sequence GTGAGCAGCACCCTGTACCGCCACGGCGTCGTCGACTCGCCCACCACACCCGGTGCCACCGCACTCCTGGTCGACGGCGACCGGATCGTCTGGGTCGGCGACGACGACCACGCGGACGGCCTCACCGCCGACACCGTGGTGGAGCTGGACGGGGCGCTGGTCACGGCCGGATTCGTGGACGCGCACGCGCATGTGCTCGCCACCGCGCTGGCCGCCGACGGCCTCGACCTGACCCCGGCGTCCTCCCTGGGCGAGCTGCTGGACACGGTGCGGGTCGCCGCCACCGGGGAGCACGGCCGACGACTGGCGGCGGAGGGGGCGCCGCTGTCCGGCACCGGGTGGGACGAGCAGCGCTGGCCGGAACGACGGCCGCCGACCCGGGCGGAGCTGGACGCCGCGGCGCATGGCGCACCGGTCTACCTGGGCCGGGTCGATCTGCACTCGGCCGTGGTCTCCACCTCCTTCGCCCAGGTGCTCGGGCTCGAGTCGCTGCCGGGCTGGGGCGCCGACGGGCTGATCACCGGCGTCGCCTTCACCGTCGCCCAGGACGCGCTGGCCGACATCGCCCCGGGGCGTCGGGAGCGCCTGATCCGCTCCGCGCTGACGTCGGCGGCTGCCCGGGGTGTGGTGGCGGTGCACGAGCACTCGGCCCCGTTCACCGACACCCGCGCCGGACTGCGTGCCCTGCTCGCCCTCGGCGCCGAGCCGGGGGTGCCGCTGGTGCTCGGCTACCGGGGCGAACGGTGTGAGACCGCCGACGACGCCCGCGAGCTGCTGGCCGACATCCCCGGTCTGACCGGGATCGGCGGGGACCTGTGCGTCGACGGGTCGGTCGGGTCGTGGACGGCGGCGGTGCACCGGCCGTATCTGGACGCCCCGGCGGGCTGGCCGTTCCCGACCGGCGAGCTGGAGCTGACCGCCGAACAGTTGAGCAATCACATCGCCGCCGTCACCCGGGCCGGGGCGCAGGCCGCCGTGCACGCGATCGGCGACCGCGCGGTGGCCGAGGTGCTGCTGGGCGTCCGCGCCGCGACCGACGTCGAGGGGCTGGACGCGGTGCGGGCGGCCGGGCACCGGATCGAGCACGCCGAGCTGCTGGACGCCCCGGCGCTGGCGGCGACCGTGCTGTTCGGGTTGATCGCCTCCGTGCAACCGGCCTTCGACGCCGCCTGGGGCGGTCCGGACGGCATGTACGCGACGCGACTGGGTGCGGGACGGGCGGCGGCGATGATCCCGCTGGCCGATCTGCGCGACTCCGGGGTGCCGCTGGCCTTCGGGTCGGACAGCCCGGTCACCGCGATCGACCCGTGGGCGGGGGTGCGGGCGGCGGTCGGGCACCACACCGCCGAGCAGCGTCTGTCCACCCGGGCCGCGGTGGACGCGCACACCCGGGGTGGCTGGGCGGCCGGCCGCGGCGGCGCTCGACGTCCGCACGGCCCGCAGGTCCCGGCCGAGTCGGTCGACCCCCTGGCCGGCCAGCTCCGGGTCGGCGCACCCGCGCACCTGGCGATCTGGTCGGTGGACCCGTCGGCCTGGGCGCACCGGGATGTCGAACGGTCGAGCTGGCGCCGTCCGGGTCGCCCGGCGCCGGATCCGGCTCTGCCCGAGCTGATCGGTGACGTGCCCGATCCGGAGTGCCTGCGCACGGTGCGCTCCGGTGTGGTGCTGCACGACCGGATGGACTGA
- a CDS encoding polyprenol monophosphomannose synthase, whose translation MPTYDERDSLPRTLDALRRHAPEVDVLVVDDGSPDGTGELAERIAAQEEAELGRRRIQVLHRTGKQGLGTAYVAGFRWALDRGYPAVVEMDADGSHRAEDLPRLLTRLDAEDAPALVIGSRWVRGGRVVNWPVHRQILSRGANVYAWLAMGLPVRDATAGFRVYRQDVLRRLALAEVASHGYCFQIDMAWRVIKAGGTVAEVPITFVERAEGRSKMSRNIVVEALVRVTVWGAQERWNQLRRLIGSGRAPRR comes from the coding sequence ATGCCCACGTACGACGAGCGGGACAGCCTGCCGCGCACCCTGGACGCGCTGCGACGGCACGCCCCCGAGGTGGACGTCCTGGTGGTGGACGACGGGTCGCCGGACGGGACAGGCGAGCTCGCCGAGCGGATCGCCGCCCAGGAGGAGGCCGAGCTGGGTCGTCGCCGGATCCAGGTGCTGCACCGGACCGGCAAGCAGGGACTCGGCACCGCCTACGTGGCCGGGTTCCGCTGGGCGCTGGACCGCGGCTACCCGGCAGTGGTGGAGATGGACGCGGACGGCTCGCACCGGGCGGAGGACCTGCCCCGGCTGCTGACCCGGCTGGACGCCGAGGACGCCCCGGCGCTGGTGATCGGCTCGCGCTGGGTGCGCGGCGGACGGGTGGTCAACTGGCCCGTGCACCGGCAGATCCTGTCCCGGGGTGCGAACGTCTATGCCTGGCTCGCGATGGGCCTGCCGGTGCGGGACGCCACCGCGGGGTTCCGGGTGTACCGCCAGGACGTGCTGCGGCGCCTGGCCCTGGCCGAGGTGGCCTCGCACGGCTATTGCTTCCAGATCGACATGGCCTGGCGGGTGATCAAGGCCGGCGGCACGGTGGCCGAGGTGCCGATCACCTTCGTGGAGCGCGCCGAGGGCCGATCCAAGATGAGCCGGAACATCGTGGTCGAGGCCCTGGTCCGGGTGACGGTCTGGGGCGCCCAGGAACGGTGGAACCAGCTGCGGCGGCTCATCGGGTCCGGCCGGGCTCCGCGCCGCTGA